In Octopus bimaculoides isolate UCB-OBI-ISO-001 chromosome 26, ASM119413v2, whole genome shotgun sequence, the following are encoded in one genomic region:
- the LOC106871848 gene encoding zinc finger MYND domain-containing protein 12 isoform X2: MSVYPFAVPKGIKLLCELCQKSANLVCTNCKVTYYCCSGHQTSDKESVHSCICDNLAKVRQPEKYGISEEQRQKRKEEIRQLNIEIIQTATTRAHHLLFQGLHEQALPAALHSVKFCMEIYGPQSIELIPSYLCLGEACIGLGRLADAEQYLSQANWIALTNPKCPSSILYNLHRNLGLLYAAKGDYAEAARHFADDIYHASEEYGTDSLKTSGGYYHMANVFFRQSKMDIAMSLYRQVTKIWHNYLLEIASDKIKKLSSPKTLAAVNLTSEHRTGLDETDEAEGIQVLSTIFDIWESSHKKHSKDLAESSLALAMLFYCLEQYDKAKKFCNKAYQVCEDKEYTEIILKFLNSSKELSP; the protein is encoded by the exons ATGAGCGTCTACCCGTTTGCCGTCCCCAAGGGAATCAAGCTTTTGTGCGAGCTCTGCCAAAAGTCTGCCAACCTCGTCTGCACTAATTGTAAAGTGACTTATTATTG TTGTTCCGGCCACCAAACGTCGGACAAGGAGAGTGTCCATTCTTGTATCTGTGACAATCTCGCCAAAGTCAGACAACCTGAGAAATATGGAATTTCCGAAGAACAACGTCAAAAACGCAAAGAAGAAATTCGGCAGCTGAAT ATTGAGATAATTCAAACTGCCACCACTAGAGCGCACCACCTGTTGTTTCAAGGATTACACGAACAGGCCCTGCCCGCAGCCTTGCATTCGGTTAAATTTTGTATGGAAATTTATGGACCGCAAAGTATTGAACTCATTCCTTCCTACCTCTGTCTTGGAGAGGCTTGTATTG GTTTAGGAAGACTTGCTGATGCCGAGCAGTATCTCTCTCAAGCAAACTGGATTGCTTTGACAAACCCCAAGTGTCCCAGTTCCATCTTGTACAACCTTCATCGCAATCTCGGCCTACTCTATGCTGCCAAAGGGGATTATGCAGAAGCTGCTCGTCATTTTGCTGATGAT ATTTACCATGCATCAGAAGAATATGGCACAGATTCCTTGAAAACATCCGGGGGTTACTACCACATGGCCAATGTTTTCTTCCGACAGAGCAAAATGGATATTGCAATGTCACTCTACAGACag GTGACCAAAATTTGGCACAACTACTTGTTAGAAATTGCTTCCGACAAGATAAAGAAATTGTCCAGTCCCAAGACATTAGCAGCTGTTAATCTAACATCAGAACACAGAACCGGACTCG ATGAAACAGATGAAGCAGAAGGTATCCAGGTTTTGAGTACCATTTTCGATATCTGGGAATCTAGCCACAAGAAACACTCAAAAGATTTAGCTGAGTCCAGCCTTGCATTAGCCATGTTGTTCTACTGCCTCGAACAATATGACAAG GCAAAGAAATTCTGCAACAAGGCATACCAAGTTTGCGAAGACAAAGAATATACTGAGATCATCCTTAA
- the LOC106871848 gene encoding zinc finger MYND domain-containing protein 12 isoform X1, giving the protein MVCSIFSVDRLKSVNMSVYPFAVPKGIKLLCELCQKSANLVCTNCKVTYYCCSGHQTSDKESVHSCICDNLAKVRQPEKYGISEEQRQKRKEEIRQLNIEIIQTATTRAHHLLFQGLHEQALPAALHSVKFCMEIYGPQSIELIPSYLCLGEACIGLGRLADAEQYLSQANWIALTNPKCPSSILYNLHRNLGLLYAAKGDYAEAARHFADDIYHASEEYGTDSLKTSGGYYHMANVFFRQSKMDIAMSLYRQVTKIWHNYLLEIASDKIKKLSSPKTLAAVNLTSEHRTGLDETDEAEGIQVLSTIFDIWESSHKKHSKDLAESSLALAMLFYCLEQYDKAKKFCNKAYQVCEDKEYTEIILKFLNSSKELSP; this is encoded by the exons atggtTTGTAG TATTTTTTCGGTCGATCGACTGAAATCCGTCAATATGAGCGTCTACCCGTTTGCCGTCCCCAAGGGAATCAAGCTTTTGTGCGAGCTCTGCCAAAAGTCTGCCAACCTCGTCTGCACTAATTGTAAAGTGACTTATTATTG TTGTTCCGGCCACCAAACGTCGGACAAGGAGAGTGTCCATTCTTGTATCTGTGACAATCTCGCCAAAGTCAGACAACCTGAGAAATATGGAATTTCCGAAGAACAACGTCAAAAACGCAAAGAAGAAATTCGGCAGCTGAAT ATTGAGATAATTCAAACTGCCACCACTAGAGCGCACCACCTGTTGTTTCAAGGATTACACGAACAGGCCCTGCCCGCAGCCTTGCATTCGGTTAAATTTTGTATGGAAATTTATGGACCGCAAAGTATTGAACTCATTCCTTCCTACCTCTGTCTTGGAGAGGCTTGTATTG GTTTAGGAAGACTTGCTGATGCCGAGCAGTATCTCTCTCAAGCAAACTGGATTGCTTTGACAAACCCCAAGTGTCCCAGTTCCATCTTGTACAACCTTCATCGCAATCTCGGCCTACTCTATGCTGCCAAAGGGGATTATGCAGAAGCTGCTCGTCATTTTGCTGATGAT ATTTACCATGCATCAGAAGAATATGGCACAGATTCCTTGAAAACATCCGGGGGTTACTACCACATGGCCAATGTTTTCTTCCGACAGAGCAAAATGGATATTGCAATGTCACTCTACAGACag GTGACCAAAATTTGGCACAACTACTTGTTAGAAATTGCTTCCGACAAGATAAAGAAATTGTCCAGTCCCAAGACATTAGCAGCTGTTAATCTAACATCAGAACACAGAACCGGACTCG ATGAAACAGATGAAGCAGAAGGTATCCAGGTTTTGAGTACCATTTTCGATATCTGGGAATCTAGCCACAAGAAACACTCAAAAGATTTAGCTGAGTCCAGCCTTGCATTAGCCATGTTGTTCTACTGCCTCGAACAATATGACAAG GCAAAGAAATTCTGCAACAAGGCATACCAAGTTTGCGAAGACAAAGAATATACTGAGATCATCCTTAA